One Candidatus Neomarinimicrobiota bacterium DNA segment encodes these proteins:
- a CDS encoding acetyl-CoA carboxylase biotin carboxylase subunit, translated as MILKILIANRGEIAHRIIRACHEMDIEAVAVYSTPDRLAPHVLYADEAYHIGKASSESYLRQDKLIDVARDAGCDAVHPGYGFLAENAEFARKVQDAGLIFIGPNPKSIASMGDKIAARKKVSAAGVPIVPGLEEPVEDVQVAADVARDIGFPVLIKAVGGGGGKGMRIVHEESELEKSIQAASNEAKNAFSDPRVYVEKYLEEPHHIEFQILADQHGNVIHLNERECSVQRRYQKIIEESPSPFMTDKLRREMGEAAVEVARACDYVGAGTVECLVDKYRNFYFLEMNTRLQVEHPVTEQITGIDLVKAQIDVANGEELPWSQEEITSQGHAIECRIYAEDARQNFAPSIGTITDMHVPDGFGVRFDGGVYAGLKITTHYDPMIGKLVCWGNSREEAIRRSLRALEEFAITGVKTSLGFCANVLRFGKFAEGKYDTHILEEHLDDILTQSKEAIRFDVPASVASTLFAHEETNGKSPANREPETKSNKWKSTGRERGLQG; from the coding sequence ATGATTCTGAAGATACTTATAGCCAATCGAGGAGAAATAGCACACCGGATTATCCGGGCGTGCCACGAGATGGATATTGAGGCAGTGGCCGTCTATTCTACGCCGGATCGCCTGGCGCCGCATGTGCTCTACGCCGATGAGGCGTATCATATCGGAAAGGCGTCGTCGGAGAGTTATCTGCGACAGGACAAGCTGATTGATGTTGCCAGAGATGCCGGATGCGACGCGGTGCATCCGGGATACGGCTTTCTGGCGGAGAACGCAGAATTCGCCCGGAAGGTGCAGGATGCCGGATTGATTTTCATCGGACCGAATCCGAAGTCCATTGCTTCCATGGGGGACAAGATCGCCGCACGGAAAAAAGTCAGTGCAGCCGGTGTTCCCATCGTTCCGGGACTGGAAGAGCCTGTTGAAGATGTGCAGGTGGCGGCGGATGTCGCCAGGGATATCGGATTTCCGGTGCTCATCAAGGCAGTCGGCGGTGGCGGCGGCAAGGGGATGCGCATTGTGCATGAAGAATCCGAACTCGAAAAGTCAATCCAGGCAGCCTCAAACGAAGCAAAGAATGCCTTCAGTGATCCCCGGGTGTACGTGGAAAAGTATTTGGAAGAGCCGCACCATATCGAATTCCAGATCCTCGCGGATCAGCACGGAAACGTCATTCATCTGAACGAGCGGGAGTGCTCGGTGCAGCGACGCTACCAGAAGATTATCGAGGAATCGCCATCTCCGTTTATGACGGATAAGCTTCGCCGGGAGATGGGCGAGGCAGCCGTAGAGGTAGCCAGAGCTTGCGATTATGTCGGCGCCGGTACTGTAGAGTGCCTCGTGGACAAGTACCGCAATTTCTACTTTCTGGAGATGAATACCCGCCTCCAGGTGGAGCACCCCGTCACCGAGCAGATCACCGGCATCGACCTGGTGAAGGCACAAATCGATGTGGCGAATGGTGAGGAATTACCGTGGTCACAGGAGGAGATCACGTCACAGGGGCATGCCATCGAATGCCGGATTTACGCCGAGGATGCCCGCCAGAATTTTGCACCGTCCATCGGCACCATCACCGATATGCATGTACCGGACGGATTCGGCGTCCGATTTGACGGTGGCGTGTACGCCGGACTGAAGATTACGACACACTACGATCCGATGATCGGGAAACTGGTCTGTTGGGGCAATTCCAGAGAAGAAGCGATCCGGCGGTCACTGCGTGCGCTGGAGGAATTTGCCATCACCGGGGTGAAGACATCGCTGGGATTCTGTGCGAACGTGCTGCGGTTCGGGAAATTTGCCGAGGGCAAGTACGATACGCATATCCTGGAAGAACATTTGGATGATATTCTGACGCAGTCGAAGGAAGCAATCCGGTTCGATGTGCCGGCAAGTGTGGCATCTACTCTCTTTGCTCATGAAGAAACCAATGGAAAATCCCCGGCAAATCGTGAACCCGAAACGAAGTCGAACAAGTGGAAAAGTACCGGGCGGGAACGGGGGCTGCAAGGATGA
- a CDS encoding Xaa-Pro peptidase family protein produces the protein MASPDIEKIQATLQEWDLDGWLLYDFHHSNPIAYQILGFDQGMITRRWFYWIPKEGAPIKLVHSIEADYFDETPGRNCVYTGWQDMNAHLEGILTKVDTVAMEYSPKGAIPYISRVDTGTFELVKSFGIEIVSSADLVQLFQSRWDDEAYQLHNETVPIMFDLKDGAFQLISEKIEAGETVTECDVQEWITDGFRENGMETEDPPIVAVNEHSGQPHYSPSREHDTEITEGDFVLIDMWARKSQQKATYVDITWTGFVGDSIPNRYTHIFDIVAEARDAAVQLIQNRWESGKEISGWEVDNAARAVIEDAGYGKFFTHRTGHSLDTSVHGNGVNIDNLETQDRRKIIPGMGFTIEPGIYLSEFGIRSEIDVYMSEDGPVVTTTPLQKEVLPLLA, from the coding sequence ATGGCATCACCCGATATCGAAAAAATTCAGGCGACGCTTCAGGAATGGGATCTGGATGGCTGGCTTCTGTATGATTTTCATCATTCCAATCCCATCGCCTATCAGATTCTTGGGTTCGATCAGGGGATGATCACCCGCCGGTGGTTCTACTGGATTCCCAAAGAAGGTGCCCCGATCAAGCTGGTGCACAGTATCGAGGCCGACTATTTTGACGAAACCCCCGGCCGTAATTGCGTCTACACCGGCTGGCAAGACATGAATGCTCACCTGGAAGGTATTCTCACCAAAGTGGACACCGTGGCGATGGAATACTCACCAAAAGGCGCCATCCCGTATATCTCACGCGTGGATACCGGTACCTTCGAACTCGTGAAATCCTTTGGAATCGAAATTGTCTCCTCTGCCGATCTTGTACAGCTCTTCCAGTCCCGCTGGGATGACGAGGCCTATCAGCTCCATAACGAAACCGTGCCCATCATGTTCGATCTCAAAGATGGTGCTTTCCAGTTGATCTCTGAGAAAATCGAGGCCGGCGAGACAGTTACCGAATGCGACGTACAGGAATGGATCACTGACGGCTTCCGCGAAAATGGTATGGAGACCGAAGATCCGCCTATCGTCGCGGTGAACGAACATTCCGGTCAGCCGCACTATTCTCCGTCGCGGGAGCACGACACAGAAATCACCGAGGGCGACTTCGTCCTCATCGACATGTGGGCCAGAAAATCGCAACAAAAGGCAACCTACGTCGATATTACCTGGACCGGATTCGTGGGGGACAGTATCCCGAATCGATATACGCATATTTTTGACATCGTCGCAGAAGCCCGGGATGCAGCCGTACAGCTTATTCAAAATCGCTGGGAAAGCGGGAAAGAAATCTCCGGTTGGGAAGTGGACAACGCTGCCCGCGCCGTCATCGAAGACGCCGGGTACGGAAAATTTTTCACCCATCGCACCGGACACAGCCTGGACACGTCAGTCCATGGCAACGGAGTAAATATCGACAACCTGGAAACCCAGGATCGCCGCAAGATCATCCCTGGGATGGGCTTTACTATTGAGCCGGGCATTTACCTGAGCGAATTCGGCATCCGAAGTGAGATTGACGTCTATATGAGCGAAGATGGGCCGGTTGTTACCACCACACCGTTGCAAAAAGAAGTGCTTCCACTGCTCGCGTAA
- a CDS encoding PorT family protein gives MKKIQYIVTAVLLLIWFPYHGNAQHMGAKGGLNMANFAGESADNMEYRAGGILGAYVYLPVTSQFGIQPEIYYSQRGSRSDGTIGETDIDARIDMQYIDLPVLAVLHTRTGLRFYGGPGMAFFLDGTIHTEATGQLLGWDVNESGTSEINENDVKSPSVFLSGGVGYNFGGMTLDLRYHRSVENVWDTPSEDNELQHSDIQIMLGIPF, from the coding sequence ATGAAAAAGATCCAATATATTGTGACAGCGGTACTATTATTGATCTGGTTCCCTTATCACGGAAACGCCCAGCATATGGGCGCTAAGGGTGGTCTGAACATGGCGAATTTTGCCGGTGAAAGTGCCGACAACATGGAATACCGGGCCGGCGGAATACTGGGCGCCTATGTATACCTCCCGGTGACATCACAGTTCGGGATTCAACCGGAAATCTACTACTCTCAACGAGGTTCCCGGAGCGATGGCACTATAGGGGAGACCGATATCGATGCACGGATCGACATGCAATATATCGATCTTCCGGTCCTTGCGGTACTGCATACCCGTACTGGTCTCCGGTTTTACGGTGGTCCGGGAATGGCGTTTTTCCTGGACGGGACGATCCACACTGAAGCCACCGGCCAACTGCTCGGCTGGGATGTGAATGAGTCCGGGACATCCGAAATCAACGAGAATGACGTCAAATCTCCCAGTGTATTCCTGAGTGGCGGTGTCGGCTATAATTTTGGCGGTATGACGCTGGATCTCCGCTATCACCGTAGCGTGGAAAATGTCTGGGACACGCCCTCGGAGGATAATGAGTTACAGCATTCCGACATCCAGATAATGCTTGGCATACCGTTTTAA
- a CDS encoding ester cyclase, whose translation MEGISIYQVDDGKIIHEWAQPDIMSMMQQLGVAPSPQEMG comes from the coding sequence ATGGAAGGAATAAGCATCTATCAGGTGGATGACGGAAAAATTATCCATGAGTGGGCCCAACCCGACATCATGTCCATGATGCAGCAGCTTGGCGTGGCGCCGTCACCGCAGGAGATGGGTTGA
- a CDS encoding TerB family tellurite resistance protein yields MGLKGTLIGAGLGWVLGGPIGAILGGILGNQFSEGTSMDFGSRSTQNRAGDMMASLLVLFGYVTRADGQVMSSEVQYVKRFLVDNFGTSNARDLMQMYKDIVKQDYPIEPVCKQVRRHVPYSERLELLHLLFGIASADGDLNQSELNAIEEISNGMGISPQDLRSIRAMFMNGGSDRTRTRQSRHAAEENAYEILGVDRSADDEEVKEAYRKLARKYHPDKVSHLGDEFTQVAEEKFKAINDAYQQVKQERGM; encoded by the coding sequence ATGGGATTAAAAGGAACACTAATCGGCGCCGGACTCGGCTGGGTACTCGGCGGGCCTATCGGCGCTATTTTAGGCGGAATTCTCGGCAATCAGTTTTCTGAGGGGACTTCCATGGATTTTGGTAGTCGTTCGACGCAGAACCGCGCCGGCGATATGATGGCTAGTCTCCTGGTGCTTTTTGGCTATGTGACCCGAGCCGACGGGCAGGTTATGTCATCGGAGGTACAGTACGTCAAACGATTCCTGGTGGACAACTTCGGCACTTCCAACGCGCGGGATTTGATGCAGATGTACAAGGACATCGTGAAGCAGGATTATCCCATTGAGCCGGTGTGTAAACAGGTTCGGCGGCACGTACCGTACAGCGAGCGACTGGAATTGCTGCACTTGCTTTTTGGCATCGCCAGCGCCGACGGCGACCTGAATCAGTCCGAGCTGAATGCTATCGAAGAAATTTCCAATGGTATGGGTATTAGCCCGCAGGATCTGCGGAGTATTCGGGCGATGTTCATGAACGGCGGCTCCGATCGGACGCGGACTCGTCAGTCCCGTCATGCAGCAGAGGAGAATGCCTACGAAATCCTTGGAGTCGACCGAAGTGCTGACGATGAGGAGGTAAAGGAGGCATATCGAAAACTGGCGCGGAAATACCATCCGGATAAGGTGTCTCATCTGGGAGACGAATTTACGCAGGTAGCCGAAGAAAAATTCAAGGCCATCAACGACGCCTACCAGCAGGTGAAACAGGAACGGGGAATGTAG
- a CDS encoding cytochrome c — protein MSVIWKVIIGIVAVVVLLIAGGYIYFQASFPKVNPPPDVTVEGTPAQVERGEYLANHVSVCIDCHTERNWKYFSGPPRPGMEGAGGEHFPLDKLQNIPVNLYSKNITPHGLADWTDGEIIRAFTEGVTKDGEVIFPLMPYPGYKIMSKKDRRAIVAYLRTLEPIQNTVPEREIGFPFNFLIKTMAVDAEPQPTPEPADTVAYGKYLVTIAGCRDCHTPMEKGEFIDSLAYAGGQPFPFPNGTVARSANITPHRETGIGAWSQEKFVSQFKKYEKVENQRIEVGEDGFNTVMPWVMYAGMTEQDLRAIYAYLQSLEPIKNTVEKYGIAKAK, from the coding sequence ATGTCAGTAATCTGGAAGGTAATAATTGGGATAGTCGCCGTCGTTGTACTGCTCATAGCGGGCGGCTATATTTATTTTCAGGCCAGTTTTCCGAAGGTGAATCCGCCACCGGATGTAACCGTGGAAGGTACGCCAGCCCAGGTTGAACGCGGTGAATATCTGGCGAATCACGTCTCTGTCTGTATTGACTGCCATACCGAGCGGAACTGGAAATATTTTTCCGGGCCGCCGAGACCGGGCATGGAAGGAGCCGGCGGAGAACACTTTCCGCTGGATAAACTACAGAACATCCCTGTAAACCTGTATTCCAAGAATATTACGCCGCACGGATTGGCAGATTGGACAGATGGTGAAATCATCCGGGCGTTTACCGAGGGTGTCACGAAAGATGGTGAAGTCATTTTCCCATTGATGCCGTATCCGGGGTACAAGATCATGTCCAAAAAAGACCGGCGCGCAATTGTCGCATACCTTCGAACACTTGAACCGATACAAAATACGGTTCCGGAACGGGAAATCGGATTCCCTTTCAATTTCCTGATAAAAACGATGGCAGTGGATGCAGAACCGCAGCCCACTCCCGAGCCCGCAGATACGGTCGCCTATGGTAAGTATCTGGTTACAATAGCCGGTTGCAGGGATTGTCACACCCCGATGGAAAAGGGCGAATTCATAGACAGCTTAGCGTATGCCGGGGGACAACCCTTTCCATTTCCCAATGGAACCGTCGCACGTTCGGCCAATATCACTCCGCACCGGGAAACAGGTATCGGAGCCTGGAGTCAGGAAAAATTCGTCTCTCAATTCAAAAAATATGAGAAAGTCGAAAACCAACGCATCGAGGTGGGTGAGGATGGATTTAACACTGTTATGCCGTGGGTGATGTACGCTGGAATGACCGAGCAGGATTTGAGAGCTATATATGCCTACCTTCAATCACTGGAACCGATTAAGAATACGGTTGAAAAATACGGAATAGCAAAGGCTAAATAG
- a CDS encoding TetR/AcrR family transcriptional regulator, whose amino-acid sequence MSSSKAETRTAILQAARKLIEEQGPSAVRMQDIAEDAGISRQGLYLHFKSRTDLLLALVEWIDNEEGLGELAQWVWDADDGMTALQRFITLVAQYTHKIYPVAQSLMSGRYSDEAIAAAWKDRMTGRRNSCRKLIYWLQQDKRLNPSISIQEAIDLLWTFISVQVWEQLVIESGWSTEQYETHLQMTAFNSLCKR is encoded by the coding sequence GTGTCAAGTAGCAAAGCAGAAACCCGGACAGCAATACTCCAGGCAGCGCGAAAATTAATTGAGGAACAGGGTCCGTCAGCCGTGCGAATGCAGGATATCGCCGAAGATGCCGGAATCTCCCGACAGGGTTTGTACCTGCATTTTAAATCCCGAACCGATCTACTCCTTGCTCTTGTTGAGTGGATTGACAACGAAGAAGGGCTTGGCGAACTGGCGCAATGGGTTTGGGATGCCGATGACGGAATGACAGCCCTGCAACGATTTATTACTTTAGTTGCACAGTACACGCATAAGATCTATCCGGTGGCCCAGAGCCTGATGAGTGGACGGTACTCGGATGAGGCCATTGCCGCAGCGTGGAAGGATCGGATGACCGGCAGACGGAATTCCTGCCGAAAACTTATTTACTGGCTTCAACAAGATAAAAGATTAAACCCGTCAATATCGATACAGGAAGCCATTGATCTGTTGTGGACGTTTATCTCTGTCCAGGTATGGGAACAACTAGTCATCGAGAGCGGATGGTCTACCGAGCAATACGAAACACATCTGCAAATGACGGCGTTCAACAGTCTCTGCAAACGCTGA
- a CDS encoding alpha/beta hydrolase, protein MAKTPTIKRVDRTGEWAQRYRDSEKQLFRHYDLSPVEHTIRLKDPDLRLRALEQGTGPPLILVPGGNGEAVSYVRLMRELQGWRVITFDRPGGGMSDAVNHLEVDLRQLAVQILGAVFDHFHLENVPVVANSMGGLWTFWFALDRSARINRIVQLGCPALLLGTSAPLFNRLLSVPGLNRMLLPLMQPDGPEEARDGLLRMGSPEATLREIPDIMAETVCLEFNSPQYPLAWLSLMRAALRLWGANTKYRLDEKALGRITQPTLFVWGEKDPFGGVETGRQAIEILPDAQIIELDAGHLPFIDAPEFCAHQIREFLSG, encoded by the coding sequence ATGGCGAAAACACCGACAATAAAGCGTGTTGATCGTACAGGCGAATGGGCGCAGCGATATCGTGATTCCGAAAAACAGCTTTTTAGACACTACGATCTTTCTCCGGTGGAGCATACCATCAGGCTAAAAGATCCGGATCTTCGCCTCCGGGCTCTGGAACAGGGGACGGGGCCGCCGCTAATACTGGTCCCCGGTGGAAACGGAGAGGCCGTGTCATACGTCCGGCTGATGCGGGAATTGCAGGGTTGGCGGGTAATTACTTTTGACCGGCCGGGTGGCGGGATGAGTGATGCAGTGAATCACCTGGAGGTTGACCTCCGGCAGCTGGCGGTACAAATCCTGGGGGCGGTATTTGATCATTTCCATCTGGAGAACGTCCCCGTGGTGGCCAATTCCATGGGCGGATTGTGGACATTTTGGTTCGCACTGGACCGTTCTGCCCGCATTAATCGAATTGTGCAGCTGGGATGTCCGGCGCTTCTACTGGGCACTAGTGCGCCGCTGTTTAACCGGCTCCTCTCAGTACCGGGATTGAACCGCATGCTGCTTCCACTGATGCAGCCGGACGGGCCGGAGGAAGCTCGCGATGGTCTGCTCAGGATGGGGAGTCCGGAGGCCACTCTCCGGGAAATACCGGATATTATGGCTGAAACGGTCTGTCTGGAGTTTAACAGTCCCCAATATCCCCTGGCCTGGCTCTCTCTGATGCGGGCAGCATTGAGATTGTGGGGCGCAAATACGAAGTACCGACTTGATGAAAAGGCTCTTGGACGAATTACCCAACCGACCCTGTTTGTTTGGGGAGAAAAAGACCCGTTCGGCGGTGTTGAAACGGGACGCCAGGCGATTGAGATCCTTCCGGACGCCCAAATTATTGAATTGGACGCCGGCCATTTGCCCTTTATTGATGCACCAGAATTCTGTGCCCATCAGATTCGGGAATTTCTTTCGGGATGA
- a CDS encoding biotin/lipoyl-binding protein translates to MKYVAAIEEQEVELSVEANGRIMEIRLAESGDIIDYERISPTRYSVLLDGQSYLLQVEPNGAGFEVTHRNQSVDVILKDEVDLIRERYGMGKKAAEMHGVVKAPIPGKVVEIEVEEGQTVAPDDGLMSLEAMKMENEIKAPIGGVIAKIHVQQNESIEKDTILLEIDSE, encoded by the coding sequence ATGAAATACGTGGCAGCCATCGAGGAGCAGGAGGTTGAACTGTCCGTCGAAGCCAATGGCAGGATAATGGAGATCCGGCTGGCTGAGTCGGGCGACATCATAGATTACGAGCGTATTTCACCGACCCGGTATTCTGTGCTGCTGGACGGACAATCTTACCTGCTTCAGGTGGAGCCGAACGGCGCCGGATTTGAGGTGACGCACCGGAATCAGTCGGTGGACGTGATCCTGAAGGACGAAGTTGACCTGATTCGCGAACGGTACGGCATGGGGAAAAAGGCGGCCGAAATGCACGGTGTGGTGAAGGCGCCGATCCCCGGTAAAGTGGTGGAAATCGAAGTGGAAGAGGGACAGACCGTGGCTCCGGATGACGGCCTGATGAGCCTGGAAGCCATGAAGATGGAGAACGAGATCAAGGCGCCCATCGGGGGAGTAATCGCAAAAATCCATGTGCAGCAAAATGAGAGCATTGAAAAGGATACAATATTACTGGAAATAGATTCGGAGTAA
- a CDS encoding tetratricopeptide repeat protein, whose translation MKKLLLLVALCFTVPVFGQTMPGMPPLQDSVVTESDTLLSEDLKSDPALRKWKSMLVDSVAHYYQDSIRTLRDSLARLETTGTPGASATSAVYDRFLEERYFRYLESLADQKQEKVLFGLFSRSNPEMEAFRINELQQYLQMFPPTARQDKVLEMLGDVYSQARQPAMALGAYLKQIMVFPATPTFSETQSKIIKMLGEESVFRNQKTTVITYLNNGIMDQDYRDNYYRYLEFLHRIRIPDMSPWYFSQVEGFLREFPHYEQNDNLRLWQAEMYETLNQFKKAAYAYQKLQVLHPESGYIPQTYYRLGVIYRDNTGENRKAADAFTSLARDFPSDSLAIPAQIAAAKVYADKMGQFPEAIEAYQRVVNNHPENPKAIDAMFDQAEIYLKKMNQPAKAIERYIAITEKYPDFKEQSGTAFRNAADIYADEIKDYATAVDMYMKFAQRYPNHQSVPSRLAKAADIAEDELNDYFTAIDLFELAQKKYPESNAAKTAERKLPDLREKAQQPAE comes from the coding sequence ATGAAGAAGTTGCTCCTTCTTGTTGCACTCTGTTTTACCGTGCCGGTATTCGGTCAGACCATGCCCGGAATGCCGCCCCTGCAGGATTCAGTCGTCACAGAAAGCGACACACTGCTTAGTGAAGATCTCAAAAGTGATCCCGCACTCCGTAAATGGAAGTCCATGCTCGTGGATTCGGTAGCCCATTACTATCAGGATTCAATCCGGACGCTTCGGGATTCTCTGGCAAGGTTGGAAACAACCGGCACCCCGGGCGCCTCTGCTACCAGTGCCGTCTACGATCGCTTTTTAGAGGAACGTTACTTCCGGTATCTGGAATCCCTGGCCGATCAAAAACAGGAAAAGGTACTATTCGGTCTCTTCTCCCGATCCAACCCGGAGATGGAAGCATTTCGCATCAATGAACTCCAGCAATACCTGCAAATGTTTCCACCGACCGCCCGGCAGGACAAGGTGCTGGAGATGCTTGGTGACGTCTACAGTCAGGCCCGGCAACCTGCGATGGCACTGGGAGCATACCTGAAGCAAATTATGGTCTTTCCTGCCACTCCGACTTTCTCGGAAACCCAATCCAAAATCATCAAAATGCTGGGCGAAGAATCGGTGTTCCGAAACCAAAAAACGACCGTCATTACCTATCTGAATAACGGTATAATGGATCAGGACTATCGGGATAATTACTACCGCTACCTAGAATTCCTCCACCGTATCCGGATCCCCGACATGTCTCCCTGGTATTTTTCCCAGGTAGAGGGCTTTCTCCGGGAATTTCCCCATTATGAACAGAACGACAATCTCCGCCTCTGGCAGGCTGAGATGTATGAGACACTCAATCAGTTTAAAAAAGCGGCATACGCTTATCAAAAACTCCAGGTACTCCACCCCGAAAGCGGCTACATCCCGCAAACCTATTACCGTTTGGGAGTTATCTATCGGGACAATACCGGTGAAAATCGGAAGGCTGCGGATGCCTTCACTTCTCTGGCCAGAGATTTCCCGTCCGACTCGCTGGCCATTCCGGCTCAAATCGCTGCGGCAAAGGTATATGCTGATAAAATGGGACAATTTCCGGAGGCCATCGAGGCCTATCAGCGTGTGGTGAACAATCATCCGGAGAACCCAAAGGCAATAGACGCCATGTTTGATCAAGCGGAAATTTACCTCAAGAAGATGAACCAGCCCGCCAAAGCCATCGAACGATACATCGCCATCACAGAAAAATACCCGGACTTCAAAGAGCAAAGCGGTACCGCCTTCCGGAACGCCGCAGATATCTACGCCGATGAAATAAAAGATTATGCCACGGCGGTGGATATGTACATGAAATTCGCTCAGCGATATCCCAACCATCAGTCTGTGCCAAGTCGGTTGGCCAAGGCCGCCGACATTGCCGAGGACGAACTAAACGATTACTTTACCGCCATCGACCTGTTCGAGCTGGCCCAGAAAAAGTATCCCGAGAGCAACGCCGCCAAAACCGCCGAGCGGAAACTCCCGGATCTACGGGAAAAAGCGCAGCAACCGGCGGAATAA
- a CDS encoding BphX family protein: protein MWMHIVGGFYLLLFISSAIVKLPFRTLFEGVLTNAAAGDQTAKMLIDTWVMFGLEVGVIGAGLLIASRIPGQARVLVWTVLGLELVRGIIDDIYMIARGYEVTIYVGWIVIHAVIIITGILALRAHISETEPVGQGDPGVTG, encoded by the coding sequence ATGTGGATGCATATCGTCGGTGGGTTTTATCTGCTGCTCTTCATTAGCTCGGCTATTGTGAAACTGCCGTTTCGCACGCTGTTCGAAGGTGTACTCACCAATGCCGCTGCCGGCGATCAAACGGCGAAGATGTTGATCGATACCTGGGTCATGTTTGGTTTGGAGGTTGGGGTTATTGGTGCAGGGTTGCTCATTGCATCCCGCATTCCCGGGCAGGCGCGGGTCCTTGTCTGGACGGTACTGGGACTGGAGCTGGTCCGGGGGATAATAGATGATATCTACATGATTGCCCGCGGTTATGAAGTCACCATATATGTCGGCTGGATCGTCATTCATGCGGTGATTATCATCACCGGCATTCTGGCGCTTCGGGCACACATATCAGAAACAGAGCCTGTAGGGCAGGGTGATCCCGGAGTCACGGGATAA
- a CDS encoding NAD(P)-binding domain-containing protein has product MAGYDATIDTVIIGGGQAGLAMSYLLTQQDREHLILEKQQRIGESWRNRWDSFTLVTPNWQLQLPGFPYQGDDPDGFLSRDEVVKYLEDYTASFNPPIRYGIEVKSVKRDVASEKYMIHTDDQAYEATNVVVAVGTHQFPNIPECRKKVPPEMNQLHSCDYKNPESLPKGGVLVVGSGQSGSQIAKELHENGRKVHLCVGSARRLPRQYRGRDCMWWADQLGIFDETMEQLDSPAERFAANPQVSGQNGGQDINLHQFARDGITLLGRLEDVNDGRIFLAKDLHQNLAAADKMAEQIRQGADTFVEKAGLDLPEEEVDEPKDGFEQEEIPELDLAENGINNILWATGFGWDYNWIHLPVFDEFDYPIQQQGVTEYPGLYFLGLHFLHTRKSGLFLGLGEDARYVADHLAER; this is encoded by the coding sequence ATGGCAGGCTATGATGCAACCATAGATACCGTAATTATCGGCGGGGGCCAGGCAGGATTGGCCATGAGTTATCTGCTGACGCAACAGGACCGGGAGCACCTTATACTCGAAAAACAGCAGCGAATTGGCGAATCGTGGCGCAATCGCTGGGATTCGTTTACACTGGTGACGCCGAACTGGCAGCTGCAACTCCCGGGCTTTCCGTATCAGGGCGACGATCCGGACGGCTTTCTGTCCCGGGATGAAGTAGTTAAGTACCTCGAGGACTACACCGCGTCGTTCAATCCACCTATCCGCTATGGTATCGAGGTGAAGTCCGTGAAGAGAGATGTGGCGTCCGAAAAATATATGATTCACACAGATGACCAGGCCTACGAAGCTACAAACGTGGTGGTGGCTGTCGGGACACATCAATTTCCGAATATTCCGGAGTGCCGCAAAAAAGTTCCACCGGAGATGAACCAGTTGCATAGTTGCGACTACAAAAATCCGGAGTCGCTACCGAAGGGCGGCGTACTGGTAGTCGGCAGCGGACAGTCCGGTAGCCAGATTGCCAAAGAATTACATGAGAACGGACGGAAAGTCCATTTGTGTGTGGGCAGCGCTCGTCGTCTCCCGCGCCAGTATCGCGGCAGAGATTGTATGTGGTGGGCGGATCAACTCGGAATATTTGACGAGACCATGGAGCAACTGGACTCGCCGGCCGAACGTTTTGCCGCGAATCCGCAAGTTTCCGGTCAAAACGGCGGCCAGGATATCAATCTGCATCAATTTGCCCGAGACGGGATTACATTGTTGGGGCGTCTGGAAGACGTGAACGATGGGAGAATTTTTCTGGCAAAGGACCTCCACCAAAACCTCGCCGCCGCCGACAAAATGGCTGAACAAATCCGGCAGGGCGCGGACACGTTCGTAGAAAAAGCCGGATTAGACTTACCTGAAGAAGAGGTTGATGAACCAAAAGATGGTTTTGAGCAGGAGGAAATCCCTGAATTGGATCTGGCCGAAAATGGTATCAACAACATCCTCTGGGCCACCGGATTCGGCTGGGATTACAACTGGATTCATCTGCCGGTTTTTGATGAGTTCGATTATCCTATCCAGCAGCAGGGTGTGACGGAGTATCCCGGACTCTATTTTCTGGGACTGCACTTCCTCCACACCCGCAAGTCAGGACTTTTTCTCGGACTGGGAGAGGACGCCAGGTACGTAGCCGACCATCTTGCCGAACGGTGA